The proteins below come from a single Deinococcus sedimenti genomic window:
- a CDS encoding PHP-associated domain-containing protein, translating to MQNNIVWRGGVQVMRVDLHMHTEVSHDCRTPLRDIPAWMLRTNTRVIAVTDHDQHRGGPELQAIIRDQGLDDRLSVIPGEEVTTSEGELIGLFLQERIPPKLTPEETVREIRAQGGLVLLQHGFDPLKRYRLRPEATERIAADIDIVETFNSRLSRHRWNRAAAEWARARGLPMSAGSDAHTLRDIGEAWVEAPFRTIHTPEQLLSTLREGVVAGRWTHPAYAFGQKQWRNFNGQFRR from the coding sequence ATGCAGAACAACATCGTGTGGCGCGGCGGCGTGCAGGTCATGCGCGTGGACCTGCACATGCACACGGAAGTCAGTCACGACTGCCGCACGCCCCTGCGGGACATTCCCGCGTGGATGCTCCGCACGAACACCCGCGTGATCGCCGTGACCGACCACGACCAGCACCGCGGCGGCCCGGAGTTGCAGGCCATCATCCGCGACCAGGGCCTCGACGACCGCCTCAGCGTCATCCCCGGCGAGGAGGTCACGACCAGCGAGGGCGAGCTGATCGGCCTGTTCCTCCAGGAACGCATCCCACCGAAACTCACGCCCGAGGAGACCGTGCGCGAGATCAGGGCGCAGGGGGGGCTGGTGCTCCTGCAGCATGGCTTCGATCCCCTGAAGCGGTACCGCCTGCGTCCCGAGGCGACCGAGCGCATCGCGGCGGACATCGATATCGTCGAGACCTTTAATTCCCGCCTGTCCCGACACCGCTGGAACCGCGCGGCGGCCGAGTGGGCGCGGGCGCGCGGGCTGCCGATGAGTGCCGGGAGTGACGCGCACACCCTGCGTGACATCGGCGAGGCGTGGGTGGAAGCGCCCTTCCGGACGATCCACACGCCGGAGCAGCTGCTGTCCACCCTGCGGGAGGGCGTGGTGGCAGGCCGCTGGACGCACCCAGCGTACGCGTTCGGGCAGAAGCAGTGGCGCAACTTCAACGGTCAGTTCCGCAGGTAG
- a CDS encoding diacylglycerol/lipid kinase family protein, translating to MTAPHSLAPEGSPAAPQRGTATLIYNTNAGGSSRCTPDDLVNAIHAIGFTPVYRATSCEDDLEEALDGVQGTVFVAGGDGTQRAVGLTLAGRPEVTLAVIPMGTANNVARTLGVQGEPLDVIAAYGRAEVRPFDLGRVEGPWGEDVFLEACGCGAFADVMAEYDPEGGKSPLRAVQALTTTLTSFDPPPVTLTLDGEEQPTAAFALLEVLNTKATGPRLRLATNADPADGQLDVVRIDAAGREGMLTYLAALARDDFEALSSVESTRAGRVEIPYTGQAFHVDAEVRPPMQGVTGRVLIEAWPGALSVLVPLPEPESPPSDPEVV from the coding sequence ATGACCGCACCCCATTCCCTCGCCCCGGAGGGCTCCCCTGCTGCCCCGCAGCGTGGCACGGCGACGCTGATCTACAACACGAACGCGGGTGGCAGCAGCCGCTGCACGCCGGACGATCTGGTGAACGCCATTCACGCGATCGGGTTCACGCCGGTGTACCGCGCGACCAGCTGCGAGGACGACCTGGAGGAAGCCCTGGATGGCGTGCAGGGCACGGTATTCGTGGCGGGTGGGGACGGCACGCAGCGCGCGGTGGGCCTGACCCTGGCGGGCCGCCCGGAGGTGACCCTGGCGGTCATTCCGATGGGCACGGCGAACAACGTGGCGCGGACGCTGGGCGTGCAGGGCGAACCGCTGGACGTGATCGCCGCGTACGGCCGCGCGGAGGTCCGCCCGTTCGACCTGGGCCGCGTGGAAGGCCCCTGGGGCGAGGACGTGTTCCTGGAGGCGTGCGGGTGCGGGGCGTTCGCGGACGTGATGGCCGAGTACGACCCGGAGGGCGGCAAGAGCCCCCTGCGGGCCGTGCAGGCCCTCACGACGACCCTGACGAGTTTCGACCCGCCGCCCGTGACGCTGACCCTGGACGGCGAGGAGCAGCCCACGGCGGCGTTCGCGCTGCTGGAGGTGCTGAACACGAAGGCGACCGGGCCGAGGCTCCGCCTGGCGACGAATGCCGACCCGGCGGACGGGCAGCTGGACGTGGTCCGCATTGACGCGGCGGGACGTGAGGGCATGCTGACGTACCTCGCGGCGCTGGCGCGGGATGACTTCGAGGCGCTCAGCAGCGTCGAGAGTACCCGCGCGGGGCGCGTGGAGATCCCGTACACCGGGCAGGCGTTCCACGTGGACGCGGAGGTCCGGCCGCCCATGCAGGGCGTGACGGGCCGCGTGCTGATCGAGGCGTGGCCCGGGGCGCTCAGCGTGCTGGTGCCCCTGCCCGAGCCTGAATCACCACCTTCTGATCCAGAGGTGGTCTGA
- a CDS encoding diacylglycerol/lipid kinase family protein, whose amino-acid sequence MPPAPAVLIHNPGAGTSHRADPSQLQAALRDAGFDAEHRPTRTPHDLGLALSGPLPGPVFIAGGDGTFRAAALHLTGRDATVGVIPLGTSNNIARTLGLTGDPVDVARAYRTATRHPFDAGRVQAPWGEDVFFEAFGCGLFADLLHAYDPTAPKSPLRAAQALLTTLPGFQAQPVPTCIDGHPSPAPPLTLLEIMNIPSTGNGLHLAPDAHPGDGLLNLIRVNGQQRDSLAAYATAMLRGQFDTLPSVQEDVAATFTLHATGQHVGQVFHVDGETRTHPGSPVHVQVWAGALHVLRPD is encoded by the coding sequence ATGCCCCCCGCGCCCGCCGTGCTGATCCACAACCCCGGCGCCGGCACCAGCCACCGCGCCGACCCCAGCCAGCTGCAGGCGGCGCTGCGGGACGCCGGATTCGACGCCGAACACCGCCCCACCCGCACCCCCCACGACCTCGGCCTGGCCCTGAGCGGCCCGCTGCCCGGCCCCGTGTTCATCGCCGGGGGGGACGGCACCTTCCGCGCCGCCGCGCTGCACCTCACCGGACGGGACGCCACGGTCGGCGTGATCCCACTGGGCACCTCGAACAACATCGCCCGGACGCTGGGCCTGACCGGCGACCCCGTGGACGTCGCCCGCGCGTACCGCACCGCCACCCGGCACCCGTTCGACGCGGGCCGCGTCCAGGCCCCCTGGGGGGAGGACGTGTTCTTCGAAGCGTTCGGCTGCGGCCTGTTCGCGGACCTGCTGCACGCCTACGACCCCACCGCGCCTAAAAGCCCCCTGCGGGCCGCGCAGGCCCTCCTGACCACCCTGCCCGGCTTCCAGGCGCAGCCCGTCCCCACCTGCATCGACGGGCACCCCAGCCCCGCGCCGCCACTGACCCTGCTGGAAATCATGAACATCCCGTCCACCGGGAACGGCCTGCACCTCGCGCCCGACGCGCACCCCGGCGACGGCCTGCTGAACCTGATCCGCGTGAACGGCCAGCAGCGCGACAGCCTCGCCGCGTACGCCACCGCCATGCTGCGCGGGCAGTTCGACACGCTGCCCAGCGTGCAGGAGGACGTCGCCGCCACCTTCACCCTGCACGCCACCGGGCAGCACGTCGGGCAGGTGTTCCACGTGGACGGCGAGACCCGCACGCACCCCGGCAGCCCCGTCCACGTTCAGGTGTGGGCGGGCGCGCTGCACGTCCTCCGACCCGACTGA
- a CDS encoding adenosylcobalamin-dependent ribonucleoside-diphosphate reductase, protein MTTLSAQPLTNFDENAHHIAKRQYLQGTDGDLSGMFRRIATWVAGAEEAGAREHWAQAYYDLMAGKKFCPGGRVLAGAGTQHGNVLNCFVQGATEHAPHTFEGVMEVAKKLALVTKVGGGNGVNLDVYTPRAESSRPDTGVRGWVYMSAAHADVQDFIEGLMRPPTQPDGEKQPIAVRNWTRVVYGQVIKPELVALARANGVSVVKAMPEGVQAVPDDMGGIVDAARKIAEDAKTGLEPRLDLSSMRPEGAPIKGSGGTSSGPVSFLLEIFDNFLEWANRGAEASGPINTLRFVYAPVLRVVRQGGTRRGAGMATISIEHPDVLDFLTAKDLDREAAEGDISTFNISILVSSAFWDTLQAGGLWPVNAQDVPGKYYLAPQKGTFKGTLPSLPTRAEDDAQGVPVYTDKSGKTSIPAQWLWDQIAQHAWSTGEPGLIFVDRINEYSALKNLGERYQIRSTNPCGEIPLTVGEPCDLGAINLAAYVQNSSFDYDTFRADVRTCVRFLDDVLDVNVFALEDNRVASQDLRRLGLGVMGLADALIKLGLRYDSEAGRDTIYDIMSALREEAIAESERLGEERGIYPVYTRNAEQIPHAPRRNVAVLTVAPTGTTSMLMGVSSGIEPIFSPFIWRKIGSEYRALLAPLFVELLETYPAPQGMTKDGGWDWDKVTEAVSENHGSVVGLPFIPDALQQVFVCAHDIKPVDHVRMQGTVQRAFDAEGHAANSLSKTINLPNDATVQDVQDAYSEAYKTGCKGITVYRDGSRQFQVLSTSKKKAKTEEPTPEVSASADVMGEQAEGEQQMAKAQDATTTQPTAIRHQPSAPAKPHYERPTRLRGITDMVKLTDPTSGHRRSFLVTVNELGGKPVEVMVISGRAGDEANADSEALGRVVSIALQHGVPAQAIVKTLRGINGGLYGSYNGRLVGSKADLIAVALETFQKDLDAAKLPPLAGGSTDTAQPVTTVSAAPSGVSVDGMARERCPVCEEKAVIREEGCLKCQACGYSKCG, encoded by the coding sequence GTGACCACCCTGAGCGCCCAGCCCCTGACCAACTTCGACGAGAACGCCCACCACATCGCCAAGCGGCAGTACCTGCAGGGCACGGACGGCGACCTGAGCGGCATGTTCCGCCGCATCGCCACCTGGGTGGCCGGAGCCGAGGAGGCGGGCGCGCGCGAGCACTGGGCGCAGGCGTACTACGACCTGATGGCCGGGAAGAAATTCTGCCCCGGCGGGCGCGTCCTGGCGGGCGCGGGAACGCAGCACGGGAACGTCCTGAACTGCTTCGTGCAGGGCGCGACCGAGCACGCGCCGCACACCTTCGAAGGCGTGATGGAAGTCGCGAAGAAACTCGCGCTGGTCACGAAGGTCGGCGGCGGGAACGGCGTGAACCTGGACGTGTACACGCCCCGCGCCGAGAGCAGCCGCCCCGACACCGGCGTGCGCGGCTGGGTGTACATGAGCGCCGCGCACGCGGACGTGCAGGACTTCATCGAGGGCCTCATGCGCCCCCCCACCCAACCCGACGGGGAGAAGCAGCCCATCGCCGTGCGGAACTGGACGCGCGTGGTGTACGGGCAGGTCATCAAGCCGGAACTGGTCGCGCTGGCCCGCGCGAACGGCGTGTCCGTCGTGAAGGCCATGCCGGAGGGCGTGCAGGCCGTCCCGGACGACATGGGCGGCATCGTGGACGCCGCGCGCAAGATCGCCGAGGACGCCAAGACCGGCCTGGAACCCCGCCTGGACCTGAGCAGCATGCGCCCCGAGGGTGCCCCCATCAAGGGCTCGGGCGGCACGAGCAGCGGCCCCGTCAGCTTCCTGCTGGAAATCTTCGACAACTTCCTGGAATGGGCCAACCGCGGCGCGGAAGCGTCGGGCCCGATCAACACCCTGCGCTTCGTGTACGCCCCCGTCCTGCGCGTCGTCCGTCAGGGCGGCACCCGGCGCGGCGCGGGCATGGCCACGATCAGCATCGAGCATCCGGACGTGCTGGACTTCCTGACCGCCAAGGACCTCGACCGCGAGGCCGCTGAAGGCGACATCAGCACCTTCAACATCAGCATCCTGGTCAGCAGCGCCTTCTGGGACACCCTCCAGGCGGGCGGCCTGTGGCCCGTGAACGCGCAGGACGTGCCCGGCAAGTACTACCTCGCGCCGCAGAAGGGCACGTTCAAGGGCACCCTCCCCAGCCTGCCCACCCGCGCCGAGGACGACGCGCAGGGCGTCCCCGTATACACCGACAAGAGCGGCAAGACCAGCATTCCCGCCCAGTGGCTGTGGGACCAGATCGCGCAGCACGCCTGGAGCACCGGCGAACCCGGCCTGATCTTCGTGGACCGCATCAACGAATACAGCGCCCTGAAGAACCTCGGCGAGCGCTACCAGATCCGCAGCACCAACCCCTGCGGCGAGATCCCCCTGACCGTCGGTGAACCCTGCGACCTGGGCGCCATCAACCTCGCGGCGTACGTGCAGAACAGCAGCTTCGACTACGACACGTTCCGCGCGGACGTCCGCACCTGCGTGCGCTTCCTGGACGACGTGCTCGACGTGAACGTGTTCGCGCTGGAAGACAACCGCGTCGCCAGCCAGGACCTGCGCCGCCTGGGCCTGGGCGTCATGGGCCTCGCCGACGCCCTCATCAAACTGGGCCTGCGCTACGACAGCGAAGCGGGCCGCGACACCATCTACGACATCATGAGCGCCCTGCGCGAAGAGGCCATCGCGGAAAGCGAACGCCTGGGCGAGGAACGCGGCATCTACCCCGTGTACACCCGCAACGCCGAACAGATCCCCCACGCGCCCCGCCGCAACGTCGCCGTGCTGACCGTCGCCCCCACCGGCACCACCAGCATGCTCATGGGCGTCTCCTCCGGCATCGAACCCATCTTCAGCCCGTTCATCTGGCGCAAGATCGGCAGCGAATACCGCGCCCTCCTCGCCCCCCTCTTCGTCGAACTGCTCGAAACGTACCCCGCCCCCCAGGGCATGACGAAAGACGGAGGCTGGGACTGGGACAAGGTCACCGAAGCCGTCAGCGAAAACCACGGCTCGGTCGTCGGCCTGCCCTTCATTCCCGACGCCCTCCAGCAGGTGTTCGTCTGCGCGCACGACATCAAACCCGTCGACCACGTCCGCATGCAGGGCACCGTGCAACGCGCCTTCGACGCCGAAGGGCACGCCGCCAACAGCCTCTCCAAGACCATCAACCTCCCCAACGACGCCACCGTCCAGGACGTGCAGGACGCCTACAGCGAAGCGTACAAGACCGGTTGCAAAGGCATCACCGTGTACCGCGACGGCAGCCGCCAGTTCCAGGTCCTGAGCACCAGCAAGAAAAAAGCCAAGACCGAAGAACCCACCCCCGAAGTCAGCGCCAGCGCCGACGTCATGGGCGAGCAGGCAGAAGGCGAACAGCAGATGGCCAAGGCCCAGGACGCAACCACCACCCAGCCCACTGCCATCCGCCATCAGCCATCCGCCCCGGCGAAGCCGCACTACGAACGCCCCACCCGACTGCGCGGCATCACCGACATGGTCAAACTCACCGACCCCACCAGCGGCCACCGCCGCAGCTTCCTCGTCACCGTCAACGAACTCGGCGGCAAACCCGTCGAAGTCATGGTCATTTCGGGCCGCGCCGGCGACGAAGCGAACGCCGACAGCGAAGCCCTCGGCCGCGTCGTCAGCATCGCCCTCCAACACGGCGTCCCCGCCCAGGCCATCGTCAAAACCCTGCGCGGCATCAACGGCGGCCTGTACGGCAGCTACAACGGCCGATTGGTGGGCAGCAAAGCCGACCTGATCGCCGTCGCCCTGGAAACCTTCCAGAAAGACCTCGACGCCGCCAAACTCCCCCCCCTCGCCGGAGGCAGCACCGACACCGCCCAACCCGTCACCACCGTCAGCGCGGCGCCCAGTGGCGTCAGCGTGGACGGCATGGCGCGCGAGCGGTGCCCGGTGTGCGAGGAGAAAGCCGTGATCCGCGAGGAAGGCTGCCTGAAATGCCAAGCCTGCGGCTACAGCAAATGCGGGTAA
- a CDS encoding NAD(P)H-dependent glycerol-3-phosphate dehydrogenase → MSGLPVLGAGGWGTALAVNAARNGPVRLWARRADFARTLAEGRVNAEYLPGVTLPAGLEVTAHLGEAITDAPFALVVVPSVGVPELLAALPRDLGVVLCAKGLAPDGGQLSVLARQLGFTRVAVLSGPNHAEEIGRGLPAATVVASRDGGFARSVQAALMTPGLRVYTSDDETGVELGGVLKNVMAVAAGLVDGLNLGDNAKSALITRGLREMNRYLTALGAREETVYGLSGLGDLVATATSRHSRNRAAGEAIARGEHPGQGGKVVEGLRTAGLLDAWAAAHGHDLPIVRAVAHVTRGEWTPQDGVARLMEREAKPEQH, encoded by the coding sequence GTGAGCGGGCTGCCGGTGCTGGGCGCGGGCGGCTGGGGCACGGCCCTCGCGGTGAACGCGGCGCGCAACGGCCCGGTGCGGCTGTGGGCGCGCCGCGCCGACTTCGCGCGGACCCTGGCGGAGGGGCGCGTGAACGCGGAGTACCTGCCGGGCGTGACCCTTCCGGCAGGCCTGGAGGTCACGGCGCACCTGGGCGAGGCGATCACGGACGCGCCGTTCGCGCTCGTCGTGGTGCCCAGCGTGGGCGTGCCGGAACTGCTCGCGGCGCTGCCGCGTGACCTGGGCGTGGTGCTGTGCGCCAAGGGTCTCGCGCCGGACGGGGGGCAGCTGAGCGTGCTGGCGCGGCAGCTGGGGTTCACGCGCGTGGCGGTCCTGAGCGGCCCGAATCATGCCGAGGAGATCGGGCGGGGTCTGCCCGCCGCGACCGTGGTCGCCAGCCGCGACGGGGGTTTCGCGCGGTCCGTGCAGGCGGCGCTGATGACGCCGGGCCTGCGCGTGTACACCAGCGACGACGAGACGGGCGTGGAACTGGGCGGCGTGCTGAAGAACGTCATGGCGGTCGCCGCCGGACTGGTGGACGGCCTGAACCTGGGCGACAACGCCAAGTCCGCGCTGATCACGCGTGGACTGCGCGAGATGAACCGCTACCTGACGGCGCTGGGCGCACGCGAGGAGACGGTGTATGGCCTGAGTGGCCTGGGGGATCTGGTCGCCACGGCCACCAGTCGTCACAGCCGCAACCGCGCGGCAGGCGAGGCCATCGCGCGCGGGGAGCATCCGGGGCAGGGTGGGAAGGTCGTGGAGGGTCTGCGTACGGCGGGGCTGCTGGACGCGTGGGCGGCGGCGCACGGGCATGACCTGCCGATCGTGCGGGCGGTGGCGCACGTCACGCGGGGCGAGTGGACGCCGCAGGACGGCGTGGCGCGCCTGATGGAACGAGAGGCGAAACCCGAACAGCACTGA
- a CDS encoding class I SAM-dependent DNA methyltransferase, whose protein sequence is MQRQPFTALAAVYDSIMADVEYDHWADFVLSFARDGGLSRPGRALDLACGTGGFTRELRAAGWDVTGLDFSEAMLAEARVRLPGVPFVQGDLRTFDLGERFGLVTCVFDSLNNLLTPGDLGAALARARAHLSPGGLLAFDVNTRLGVRELWEGDAIEGLAPLPDGSEVHYHWSHHYDAEADVGVVQAFCRVDEQEFVETHRERGYDPADLEPLLGAAGFARWEIVEYPDYAPPEPDAPRVWVFAWAGEA, encoded by the coding sequence ATGCAGAGGCAGCCTTTTACCGCTCTGGCGGCCGTGTACGACTCGATCATGGCGGATGTGGAGTATGACCACTGGGCGGATTTCGTCCTGTCGTTCGCGCGGGACGGCGGCCTGAGCAGGCCGGGCCGCGCTCTGGACCTGGCGTGCGGCACGGGGGGGTTCACGCGGGAGCTGCGCGCGGCGGGCTGGGACGTGACGGGCCTGGATTTCAGTGAGGCGATGCTCGCCGAGGCGCGCGTTCGCCTGCCGGGCGTGCCGTTCGTGCAGGGCGACCTGCGGACCTTCGACCTGGGGGAGCGGTTCGGGCTGGTCACGTGCGTGTTCGACAGTCTGAACAACCTCCTGACGCCGGGGGACCTGGGCGCGGCGCTGGCTCGGGCGCGGGCGCACCTGAGTCCCGGCGGGCTGCTGGCGTTCGACGTGAACACCCGCCTGGGCGTGCGGGAACTGTGGGAGGGGGACGCCATCGAGGGACTGGCCCCACTGCCGGACGGCAGCGAGGTCCACTACCACTGGTCGCACCACTACGACGCGGAGGCGGACGTGGGTGTGGTGCAGGCGTTCTGCCGGGTGGACGAACAGGAGTTCGTGGAGACGCACCGCGAGCGTGGGTACGACCCGGCGGACCTGGAGCCCCTGCTGGGGGCGGCGGGGTTCGCGCGGTGGGAGATCGTGGAGTACCCGGATTACGCGCCGCCGGAACCGGACGCGCCGCGCGTGTGGGTGTTCGCCTGGGCAGGTGAGGCGTGA
- a CDS encoding prepilin-type N-terminal cleavage/methylation domain-containing protein, translating to MQKSKIEGFTLIELLVVIAIIGVLAAVILPSILNARKSANDSQSLSMARNIVTSSEISRAQLQSGVLYTSPTTCSPTLIASLPSSIELCQFKQDSNSSYSLVRSQTGNYYYFDGEKMSGPSVNPPSSW from the coding sequence ATGCAGAAGTCGAAAATTGAAGGATTTACGCTCATAGAGCTTCTGGTTGTCATTGCAATTATTGGCGTATTAGCCGCAGTCATACTACCCAGCATACTCAATGCGAGAAAATCAGCCAACGATAGTCAATCGCTCAGCATGGCAAGAAATATAGTCACAAGCTCCGAAATAAGCCGAGCTCAACTACAAAGTGGCGTTCTTTACACATCGCCGACAACGTGCTCGCCGACACTCATCGCATCCCTACCCTCCAGTATTGAACTATGCCAATTCAAGCAGGATTCTAACAGCAGCTATTCTCTCGTCAGATCACAAACTGGAAACTACTATTACTTCGATGGCGAAAAGATGTCGGGGCCAAGTGTGAATCCACCAAGTAGTTGGTAA
- a CDS encoding O-antigen ligase family protein, with the protein MPMTRSKSIALTTNIIFLFLITFFIGRNPTKSVQSVIYEPRFLFIVGFVIFSLVFNMWRQGKNFSLIEYLLFRVKNFKFTTITAFIAMASLSAFLSPLPIIAWMGHDSAQFGTLAFFLSMGVAFFFAKSEIDSKYYIIPLSCCVLTMTALAVLESIGFRPLEQWVTSPRMIYPAATIGLRQHLGGWFAIMTLQPIFFYRRLGKDVWFYIWIISGFLGAALCTTSAATIGILIGLIFWIFAEHRNSRRVPFIAFCFFIICCLCAPILTNYISSRINNPDNTYKSYTSTTTLKTRLILWKAAAEGTYRKPILGWGSQTFPIFLPEILPERDLFNLYRLELGLPSNAPIRRHMMGYEYKNEGKWVYFNIQYIEPHNIFLSELYSRGIPATLLFIASLINILRRYNKRHLTRYTAAFIPYLFYLTFWFYLIPVTPMYFALLGIAHKEMMKDAEVEN; encoded by the coding sequence ATGCCGATGACACGATCAAAATCTATCGCCTTAACGACAAACATAATCTTCCTTTTCCTCATAACATTTTTTATTGGTAGAAATCCAACTAAATCCGTCCAATCTGTGATTTATGAACCAAGATTCTTATTTATCGTGGGTTTTGTAATTTTTTCTCTTGTCTTTAATATGTGGCGACAAGGCAAAAACTTCAGCCTGATAGAATATTTATTATTTAGGGTAAAAAACTTTAAATTTACCACAATTACCGCCTTTATAGCCATGGCTTCTCTTAGTGCATTTCTGTCGCCCCTTCCCATAATTGCCTGGATGGGACACGATTCGGCACAGTTTGGCACGCTTGCGTTTTTCCTTAGCATGGGCGTTGCTTTCTTTTTTGCAAAGAGCGAGATTGATTCAAAATATTATATTATTCCCCTATCTTGCTGCGTATTAACCATGACTGCGCTCGCAGTATTAGAAAGTATAGGATTCAGACCATTAGAGCAATGGGTCACATCACCCAGGATGATCTATCCAGCGGCAACTATTGGCCTTAGACAGCATCTCGGCGGTTGGTTTGCGATTATGACTTTACAACCTATCTTTTTCTACCGCCGCCTTGGCAAAGACGTATGGTTTTATATTTGGATTATTTCAGGTTTTTTAGGCGCTGCGCTTTGCACAACATCGGCGGCAACTATTGGAATACTCATTGGACTAATTTTCTGGATTTTCGCCGAACATCGCAATTCGCGGCGCGTTCCCTTTATTGCATTTTGTTTCTTCATCATCTGTTGCCTATGCGCTCCGATATTAACTAACTACATTAGCAGTAGGATTAATAATCCAGATAACACTTATAAGTCCTACACATCAACAACAACTTTGAAGACCCGCCTGATTCTTTGGAAAGCAGCCGCAGAAGGGACATACAGGAAGCCCATACTTGGGTGGGGATCGCAGACATTCCCAATATTCCTTCCCGAAATTCTCCCAGAGCGCGATCTGTTTAATCTATACAGATTAGAATTAGGACTGCCAAGCAATGCGCCCATACGTCGACATATGATGGGATATGAGTATAAAAATGAAGGAAAGTGGGTATATTTTAATATTCAATATATTGAACCTCACAATATTTTCCTCTCAGAATTATATTCAAGGGGAATACCAGCAACGCTTCTTTTTATAGCGTCACTTATTAATATTCTCAGAAGATATAACAAGCGGCACCTAACTAGATATACGGCAGCATTTATTCCATATTTATTTTATCTGACGTTTTGGTTTTACCTCATTCCCGTGACACCAATGTATTTTGCCCTGCTTGGAATAGCACACAAGGAAATGATGAAAGATGCAGAAGTCGAAAATTGA
- a CDS encoding type IV pilin protein, translated as MKNTTQGFTLIELLIVIAIIGILAAVLIPNLLNARKSANDSAAQTYLRNAVTAAEAWRSQNPTDTTTLGAATGVDCNSATISANNTAVSFPAGVTACKVRQTQNGTYGYVTSSTGKFFEFDGSTVKQATSAAFPTSMP; from the coding sequence ATGAAGAACACCACCCAAGGCTTCACCCTGATCGAGCTGCTCATCGTCATCGCCATCATCGGCATCCTCGCGGCCGTCCTGATCCCCAACCTGCTGAACGCCCGCAAGAGCGCGAACGACAGCGCCGCCCAGACCTACCTGCGCAACGCTGTGACTGCAGCTGAAGCCTGGCGCAGCCAGAACCCCACGGACACCACGACCCTCGGAGCGGCGACCGGTGTGGACTGCAATAGCGCGACCATTTCGGCCAACAACACCGCCGTTTCCTTCCCCGCCGGCGTGACCGCCTGCAAAGTGCGTCAGACCCAAAACGGAACTTACGGCTACGTCACGTCCAGCACCGGCAAATTCTTTGAATTCGACGGTTCGACGGTGAAACAGGCGACCTCTGCCGCTTTCCCCACCTCCATGCCCTGA